The Chaetodon trifascialis isolate fChaTrf1 chromosome 17, fChaTrf1.hap1, whole genome shotgun sequence genome has a segment encoding these proteins:
- the LOC139345928 gene encoding inactive phospholipase C-like protein 2, which yields MAEYGENKSAVGPPVAGWKAASGGAGLSVETHRGEPVSNGNCSVSDTVKRVQQESSCESPTWESAGSDSASKPIPRRSSLIKDGSRAGRERKKTVSFSSSLSEKKISSAADCIHSMVEGSELRKIRTNSRVYQRYYLLDTGLQALCWEPSKKESDKARITLASIREVRTGRNTETFRTSGVYEQISEDCAFSIIYGEMYDSLDLVANSAEVANIWVTGLRYLMQYGKHALDMLASSQDSLRVVWLEQLFSSAADSDRQGDVGEGIRLQSAIKLIQSVNPGVSSGKVEHRFKELQRVRERMCGLSLDNGSGVKDHSENKRLIGRNEQVTKQEFIEAFHDFCTRPEIYFLLVQFSSNKEFLDTKDLMRFLEAEQGMAQVSEETSLKLIQSHEPSEEGQQQGYLSLDGFTSYLTSAECHLFDREHDSVCQDMSQPLSHYYISSSHNTYLIEDQFRGPSDISGYIRALKMGCRCVEVDVWDGPDEEPVVCTGHTLSPPLALRYVLEAIGKFAFVASEYPLIVCIENHCSHRQQKVMCQHLLRILGEWLYTYPPDELESYLPSPHALRHRILLKGKKLGPGSDGEDGEVSEEDEGAEMCQRMKAANSGGAAPGGNEKDMVQKSVSFTAVTHSNPLHLPPKHFQLLKELSDLVTLCRSVRFVDFQTSSESQKSWELCSFHESLALRLASESPGDFVNHNKHFLSRVYPSPMRIDSSNMNPQDLWKCGCQIVSMNFQTAGLMMDLNTAWFRQNGNCGYVLRPAIMRQEVSYFSADTRDTVPGVSPQLLHVKVISGQNLPKPRGSGAKGDVVDPYVYVEIHGIPADCTERRTRTVTQNGDNPIFDESFEFQINLPELAMVRFVVLDDDFIGDEFIGQYTIPLECLQPGYRHVPLQSLTGEELPHAKLFVHVALTNRRGGGKPHKRGLSVRKARKGRDYTALRDLGVRAVDDVFKMAAPLLREATDLRENMQNSVAVFRELCGVSVVANLMQCVLALGSRVSGSDGAPLLLFDLRDHYPTLEPQGPLPDVLRRVVSTYEMMVQASRAVIELSGGIYDRILHIQTMAMEFHEKLQSMAAKEGLKGRKVSRALESFSWNITILKGQADLLKHAKAEVQENMKQVHDAALTGNLTKDSVGVRRVRSQTRRGQDEKPTTSARGPSE from the exons ATGGCTGAATATGGAGAGAACAAGAGCGCCGTCGGTCCTCCGGTCGCTGGCTGGAAAGCCGCCTCAGGAGGAGCCGGACTGAGCGTGGAGACGCACCGAGGAGAGCCGGTGTCAAACGGAAACTGCAGCGTGTCGGACACCGTGAAGAGGGTCCAACAGGAATCCAGCTGCGAGTCCCCTACGTGGGAGAGCGCGGGTTCAGATTCAGCCTCCAAGCCGATCCCTCGACGCAGCAGTCTGATAAAG GATGGGTCACGTGCTGGTcgggagaggaagaagacagtgtccttcagcagcagcctgtcagaGAAGAAGATCAGCAGTGCTGCAGACTGTATCCACTCCATG GTTGAGGGGAGTGAGCTGAGGAAGATCCGAACCAACTCACGGGTTTACCAGCGTTACTACCTGCTCGACACAGGCCTCCAGGCTTTATGCTGGGAGCCATCAAAGAAGGAGTCAGACAAAGCCCGGATTACTCTGGCCTCCATACGAGAG GTACGGACAGGTCGTAACACAGAAACCTTCCGCACCAGCGGGGTTTATGAGCAGATTTCAGAGGACTGTGCGTTCTCCATCATCTATGGGGAGATGTATGACAGTTTGGACCTGGTGGCCAACTCTGCTGAAGTGGCTAATATTTGGGTGACTGGCCTAAG GTATTTGATGCAGTATGGCAAACATGCCCTCGACATGCTCGCCAGCAGTCAGGACAGCCTTCGTGTTGTCTGGCTGGAGCAGTTGTTCTCCTCTGCTGCGGATTCGGATAGACAGGGAGACGTCGGTGAAGGGATCCGCTTGCAGTCAGCCATTAAGCTGATACAGAGTGTGAACCCCGGGGTGAGCAGCGGCAAGGTGGAGCACAGGTTTAAAGAGCTTCaaagagtgagggagaggatgTGTGGGCTTAGTCTAGACAATGGATCTGGAGTCAAAGATCACAGCGAAAACAAAAGACTAATAGGAAGAAATGAACAAGTCACCAAGCAGGAGTTCATTGAGGCCTTCCATGACTTTTGCACACGTCCGgagatttattttttgttggTGCAGTTCTCTAGCAACAAGGAGTTTCTGGACACCAAAGACCTGATGAGGTTCCTGGAGGCTGAGCAGGGCATGGCTCAG GTGAGTGAGGAGACCAGCCTGAAGCTCATCCAGTCCCACGAGCCATCAGAGGAGGGCCAGCAGCAGGGATATCTGTCACTGGATGGCTTCACCAGCTACCTCACTTCAGCAGAGTGCCACCTCTTTGACAGGGAGCATGACTCCGTGTGCCAGGACATGTCCCAGCCTTTGTCTCACTACTACATCAGCTCCTCCCACAACACCTACCTCATTGAGGACCAGTTTCGAGGACCGTCCGACATTTCTGGCTACATCCGCGCTCTCAAGATGGGTTGTCGATGTGTGGAGGTGGATGTTTGGGACGGCCCGGACGAGGAGCCGGTGGTGTGTActggacacacactctcaccacCGCTGGCCTTGCGTTATGTGTTAGAAGCAATTGGAAAGTTTGCATTCGTTGCATCGGAGTATCCATTAATTGTGTGTATTGAGAACCACTGTTCACATCGACAGCAGAAAGTGATGTGCCAACATCTCCTGAGGATACTGGGAGAGTGGTTATACACATATCCCCCAGACGAATTGGAGTCATACCTACCATCTCCCCATGCCCTGAGGCATCGAATTCTGCTGAAGGGTAAAAAGTTGGGGCCAGGGTCTGATGGCGAGGACGGAGAGGTaagtgaggaggatgaaggagcaGAGATGTGTCAAAGAATGAAAGCAGCCAACAGCGGAGGGGCAGCGCCTGGAGGAAATGAGAAGGACATGGTGCAGAAAAGCGTCTCTTTCACAGCTGTCACTCACTCTaatcctcttcatcttcctcccaAACATTTCCAACTCTTGAAGGAGCTCTCTGACCTAGTAACTCTTTGCCGCTCAGTCCGCTTCGTTGACTTCCAAACATCATCCGAAAGCCAAAAATCGTGGGAACTGTGTTCCTTTCATGAATCTCTGGCTCTGCGTCTTGCTAGCGAGAGCCCTGGTGACTTTGTTAATCACAACAAGCATTTCCTGTCACGGGTGTACCCCAGCCCCATGCGCATTGACTCAAGCAACATGAACCCTCAGGATCTGTGGAAGTGCGGTTGCCAGATCGTGTCAATGAATTTTCAGACAGCAGGACTGATGATGGACCTGAACACGGCCTGGTTCCGGCAGAATGGAAACTGTGGTTATGTCCTGCGGCCAGCAATCATGCGGCAGGAGGTGTCTTATTTCAGTGCCGACACCAGAGACACGGTGCCTGGTGTGTCTCCACAGCTGCTCCATGTGAAG GTCATAAGTGGCCAGAACCTGCCCAAGCCAAGGGGCTCGGGGGCCAAGGGAGATGTAGTGGATCCCTACGTGTATGTCGAGATCCACGGGATCCCAGCTGACTGCACAGAGCGCCGCACCAGGACGGTGACCCAGAATGGGGACAACCCCATCTTTGATGAGAGCTTTGAGTTCCAGATCAACCTGCCGGAGCTCGCCATGGTTCGCTTTGTGGTGCTGGATGACGACTTCATAGGGGACGAGTTCATAG GTCAGTATACCATCCCTCTGGAGTGTCTTCAGCCAGGTTACCGACACGTACCCCTCCAGTCTCTGACAGGGGAGGAACTTCCCCATGCCAAGCTGTTTGTCCATGTGGCCCTCACCAAtcggagaggagggggaaagcCTCACAAAAGGGGACTGTCTGTGAGGAAGGCCCGCAAGGGGAGGGACTACACAGCTCTGAGGGACTTGGGGGTCCGGGCTGTGGATGATGTTTTCAAGatggctgctcctctgctgagaGAAGCCACTGACCTGAGGGAAAACatgcag aATTCAGTAGCAGTGTTCAGGGAGCTGTGCGGGGTGTCAGTGGTGGCTAACCTCATGCAGTGCGTACTAGCTCTGGGCTCCAGGGTGTCCGGATCAGATGGGGCGCCTTTACTTCTGTTCGACCTCCGGGACCACTACCCCACCCTGGAGCCCCAAGGACCCCTGCCCGACGTCCTTCGCCGAGTCGTCTCCACCTATGAAATg ATGGTCCAGGCAAGCAGAGCCGTGATCGAGCTCTCCGGCGGAATCTACGACAGGATCCTGCATATACAGACAATGG CCATGGAGTTTCATGAGAAGCTGCAGAGTATGGCGGCAAAGGAGGGGCTGAAAGGTCGCAAGGTCAGTCGGGCGCTGGAGAGTTTCAGCTGGAACATCACCATCCTTAAG GGTCAGGCTGACCTGCTGAAGCACGCCAAAGCCGAAGTTCAGGAGAACATGAAGCAGGTCCACGATGCTGCTTTGACTGGAAACCTCACCAAGGACAGCGTGGGAGTGAGAAGAGTCCGCTCCCAAACGCGACGAGGTCAGGATGAGAAACCCACCACGAGTGCTAGAGGACCCTCAGAATAG